In one Campylobacter insulaenigrae NCTC 12927 genomic region, the following are encoded:
- the pseF gene encoding pseudaminic acid cytidylyltransferase produces MKNICIIPARGGSKRIPKKNIVDFLGQPLITYSITNALKSGIFDDVIVSSNNDEIITIAQNIGAKTPFIRDAKLSDDYTSSTAVIKDAIIQLENLGYIYDNVCCLYATAPLIDENILKQAYNQFIYEDCNFLFSACEFEYPIQRAFYTDQDNKVYMFDEKFYYTRSQDLTKAYHDAGAFYFGKKDAWLKQDFMFKPYSKAFLLPKNQVCDIDTYEDLELAKFSYQFKQGKQCL; encoded by the coding sequence ATGAAAAATATATGCATTATCCCTGCTAGAGGTGGATCAAAACGCATTCCTAAAAAGAATATTGTCGATTTTTTAGGGCAACCTTTAATAACTTATAGCATAACAAACGCTTTAAAGTCTGGAATTTTTGATGATGTTATAGTTTCAAGTAATAATGATGAAATCATCACAATAGCTCAAAATATCGGAGCAAAAACACCTTTTATTAGAGATGCTAAGTTGAGTGATGATTATACAAGCTCTACTGCAGTGATAAAAGATGCTATTATTCAACTTGAAAATTTAGGATATATTTATGATAATGTGTGTTGTTTATATGCAACTGCTCCATTAATAGATGAAAATATTCTAAAACAAGCTTACAATCAATTTATTTATGAAGATTGCAATTTTTTGTTTTCAGCTTGTGAATTTGAATATCCAATACAAAGAGCTTTTTATACAGATCAAGATAATAAAGTTTATATGTTTGATGAAAAGTTTTACTATACAAGAAGTCAAGATCTAACTAAAGCTTATCATGATGCAGGTGCTTTTTATTTTGGTAAAAAAGATGCTTGGCTTAAACAAGATTTTATGTTCAAGCCTTATTCTAAAGCCTTCTTACTTCCAAAAAACCAAGTCTGTGATATAGACACATATGAAGATTTAGAACTTGCTAAATTCTCATATCAATTCAAACAAGGAAAACAATGTTTATAA
- a CDS encoding HAD-IIIC family phosphatase gives MNLFSSKLKRNELIRLSKENTFESININVFRNHSFEPCESIINAFLAFSNLRANFNLSSYDDSLSFNSHKNADINIIFIDLNNYKNNIDDTLEEKIEELKNLNPAPIITLLLGDTKLKKYDLSQILSLKQDELLDERNFELSASRLSSKAFVKLAQVLGLSIIPSLLKPNLKAIIVDLDNTLYDGILGEDGIDNLKLNSNHINLQNELQKLKNQGFLLAIASKNNEEDVKKLFSHRSDFILNLDDFSYIKANWQSKDENIKEIVNFFNIGFDSVLFIDDNIAEIENTKYLGIKTLLADNESSFALKLYPGLFKTKTNEEDKLRSADIKANIERKNLAKLNQKEYFLNLKIKLTFNINQNLQRCCELLNKTNQFIANYSRMDLIQCENFAKENFILSIQMNDKLSDSGIIAVIVAKKEKEQLLILDFCISCRALGRKLEKIMLYKSIALLKDKLNTKQTLLYYKQGERNLPFIDFLQSLNIKIESNFAIIFDEKISYEGLEIESTI, from the coding sequence ATGAATCTTTTTTCATCAAAATTAAAAAGAAATGAGCTTATAAGATTAAGCAAAGAAAATACTTTTGAAAGTATCAATATAAATGTATTTAGAAATCATTCGTTTGAGCCTTGCGAAAGTATTATTAACGCTTTTTTAGCTTTTAGCAATCTAAGGGCAAATTTTAATTTAAGTTCTTATGATGATAGTTTAAGTTTTAATAGTCATAAAAACGCTGATATAAATATTATTTTCATAGATTTAAATAACTATAAAAATAATATTGATGATACTTTAGAAGAAAAAATCGAAGAATTAAAAAACCTAAATCCTGCACCGATAATAACTCTTTTATTAGGCGATACAAAACTCAAAAAATACGACTTAAGTCAAATTCTATCATTAAAACAAGATGAACTTTTAGATGAAAGAAATTTTGAATTAAGCGCAAGTAGGCTTAGTAGTAAAGCTTTTGTAAAATTAGCCCAAGTTTTAGGACTTAGCATTATTCCTAGCCTATTAAAGCCAAATTTAAAAGCCATTATTGTAGATCTTGATAATACTTTATATGATGGTATTTTGGGCGAAGATGGAATAGATAATCTAAAACTAAATTCAAACCATATCAATTTGCAAAACGAACTTCAAAAATTAAAAAATCAAGGATTTCTACTTGCCATAGCATCTAAAAATAATGAAGAAGATGTAAAAAAATTATTTTCGCACAGAAGTGATTTTATCTTGAATTTAGATGATTTTTCCTATATAAAAGCAAACTGGCAAAGCAAAGATGAGAACATTAAAGAAATTGTAAATTTTTTCAATATAGGTTTTGATAGTGTTTTATTTATAGATGATAATATAGCAGAAATAGAAAATACAAAATATTTAGGCATCAAAACACTTTTAGCAGATAATGAAAGTTCGTTTGCATTAAAACTTTATCCTGGTTTATTTAAGACAAAAACAAATGAAGAAGATAAACTAAGAAGTGCTGATATAAAAGCAAATATCGAAAGAAAAAATCTTGCTAAACTTAATCAAAAAGAATATTTTCTAAATTTAAAAATAAAATTAACATTTAATATTAACCAAAATTTACAAAGATGTTGTGAACTTTTAAATAAAACAAATCAATTTATAGCTAATTATTCAAGAATGGATTTGATTCAATGCGAAAATTTTGCAAAAGAAAATTTTATACTTAGCATACAAATGAATGATAAATTAAGCGATAGTGGTATCATCGCAGTAATAGTTGCTAAAAAAGAAAAAGAACAATTATTAATTTTAGATTTTTGCATAAGCTGTAGAGCCCTTGGAAGAAAACTAGAAAAAATAATGCTTTATAAAAGTATAGCCTTATTAAAAGACAAATTAAATACAAAACAAACTCTACTTTACTATAAACAAGGTGAAAGAAATTTACCCTTTATAGACTTTTTACAAAGTTTAAATATAAAAATAGAATCAAATTTTGCTATTATTTTTGATGAAAAAATATCTTATGAAGGGTTAGAAATTGAAAGCACAATTTAA
- a CDS encoding DUF4910 domain-containing protein, with translation MQKISREERMYDLACKLFPICRSITGEGFRQSLKILDDAMGGGILKIHSIKSGTKVYDWEIPQEWKINDAYIITPDGEKICDFKMNNLHVLNYSQGIDQELELEQLQDHLYSIEEYPDAIPYVTSYYQRRWGFCIKHTDKIKLKQGKYKVFIDAKHFDGVLNYADFIIPSTQNNKDEILISSYLCHPSMANNELSSPIVAIFLAKWLLEQKERKYNYRFLIAPETIGSIVYINKHLKYLQKYTKAGFALSCIGDDNAYSLIHSPNENTLSDKVALHTLKSKRNFKNFNFLDRGGNERQFCAPLVSLPVVGICRTRFGDYKEYHTSKDDLNFISQKGLEGGLEAMKEIILNLEINEIYTNTTICEPNLGKRGLYINYCKREGRVENILSFLAYCDGKNDVLDIANKLNLQGYELKDLIEKLKENELIQ, from the coding sequence ATGCAAAAAATATCACGAGAGGAGAGAATGTACGATCTAGCATGCAAGCTTTTCCCAATATGTAGAAGTATAACAGGTGAAGGTTTTAGACAAAGTTTAAAAATTCTTGATGATGCTATGGGGGGGGGTATACTAAAAATTCATTCTATAAAAAGTGGCACTAAAGTTTATGATTGGGAAATTCCTCAAGAATGGAAAATAAATGATGCTTATATCATCACTCCAGATGGAGAAAAAATTTGTGATTTTAAAATGAATAATCTACATGTATTAAATTATTCTCAAGGCATAGATCAAGAACTAGAATTAGAACAATTACAAGATCATTTATATTCTATAGAAGAGTATCCAGATGCTATACCTTACGTAACAAGCTATTATCAAAGAAGATGGGGTTTTTGCATCAAACATACAGATAAAATTAAATTAAAACAAGGTAAATATAAAGTTTTTATAGATGCAAAACATTTTGATGGGGTATTAAATTACGCTGATTTTATAATTCCTAGTACTCAAAACAATAAAGATGAAATTTTAATAAGCTCTTATTTATGCCATCCATCTATGGCAAATAATGAATTAAGCAGTCCTATTGTTGCCATATTTTTAGCCAAATGGCTTTTAGAACAAAAGGAAAGAAAATATAATTATCGCTTTTTAATAGCTCCAGAAACTATAGGAAGCATAGTTTATATAAATAAGCATTTAAAATATTTACAAAAATACACCAAAGCAGGCTTTGCACTCTCTTGCATAGGTGATGATAATGCTTACTCTCTTATACACTCCCCAAACGAAAATACTTTAAGCGATAAAGTAGCTCTTCACACTCTAAAAAGCAAAAGAAATTTCAAAAATTTTAACTTTCTAGATAGAGGTGGAAACGAAAGACAATTTTGTGCACCTTTAGTCAGTTTACCTGTGGTCGGTATATGCAGAACTCGCTTTGGCGATTATAAAGAATATCACACTAGTAAAGATGATTTAAATTTCATTAGTCAAAAAGGTTTAGAAGGTGGATTAGAGGCAATGAAAGAAATCATTTTAAATTTAGAAATTAATGAAATTTATACAAATACCACAATTTGCGAACCAAATTTAGGTAAAAGAGGGTTATATATAAATTATTGTAAAAGAGAAGGAAGGGTTGAAAATATACTTAGTTTTCTAGCTTATTGTGATGGTAAAAACGATGTTTTAGACATAGCAAATAAATTAAATTTACAAGGCTATGAATTAAAAGATTTAATAGAAAAATTAAAAGAAAATGAGCTTATACAATGA
- a CDS encoding acyl carrier protein: MECKFYDILENILELKVDENSNLSMENSKSWTSLAHIDIIMSLEEEFDIKFNKEEMINLKSQNDLLKAIKDKLC; this comes from the coding sequence ATAGAATGTAAATTTTATGATATTTTAGAAAATATTTTAGAACTTAAGGTTGATGAAAATTCAAATTTAAGTATGGAAAATTCTAAAAGTTGGACTTCATTAGCTCATATTGATATAATAATGAGCTTAGAAGAAGAATTTGATATAAAATTTAATAAAGAAGAAATGATAAATTTAAAATCACAAAATGATTTATTAAAAGCTATAAAGGATAAATTATGCTAG
- a CDS encoding DUF2920 family protein, whose amino-acid sequence MLINKTYFIDSCDDVELNIKRESKLEYRITYDDEKEMKAVVFVIGGYGANANMTFVDFNRQFVAKKYNVAAVSVLYHCFCQRKSDVERYSALLAFIEEDLPNLEKILREFNINTRSLNIYSAPDYYNFLNETISDWKEKHYLPQDYRAHFSATFIPPNNEYQNYGIMAAIDHINALKDILNKYPQFKTLPKIYGGGSYGGYLALMCAKIAPWYVDGVIENSAAILPPFEYFLGKEFQKEDSVVYGSNIMMHCQVKTHWTRKNPNSPYYFADENYLIRALLNQTHLILQTQKSKDIVYISYHGSKDTLTPTNYKIQIVQILKALGYEINFHLIEEKDIDGKYIKDLEHGCGIPDKALFNKELPNMLEKLKGKEFNIREDSISYPCKDKVFTFKDKDDKFVLELL is encoded by the coding sequence ATGCTTATAAATAAAACTTATTTCATAGATTCTTGTGATGATGTAGAACTTAATATAAAAAGAGAAAGTAAACTTGAATATAGAATAACTTATGATGATGAAAAAGAGATGAAAGCTGTGGTATTTGTAATAGGTGGATATGGTGCAAATGCTAATATGACTTTTGTTGATTTTAATCGACAATTTGTAGCTAAAAAATACAATGTTGCTGCAGTAAGTGTTTTGTATCATTGTTTTTGTCAAAGAAAAAGTGATGTGGAAAGATATAGTGCATTACTAGCGTTTATTGAAGAGGATTTGCCAAATTTAGAAAAAATTTTGAGAGAATTTAATATAAATACACGTAGTTTAAATATTTATTCTGCACCAGATTATTATAATTTTTTAAATGAAACTATTAGTGATTGGAAAGAAAAGCATTATCTACCTCAAGATTATCGAGCACATTTTAGTGCAACCTTTATTCCACCAAATAACGAATATCAAAACTATGGCATAATGGCAGCAATTGATCATATCAATGCTTTAAAAGATATTTTAAATAAATATCCTCAATTTAAAACTCTACCTAAAATTTACGGAGGTGGATCTTATGGAGGTTATTTAGCTTTAATGTGTGCAAAGATAGCTCCTTGGTATGTTGATGGAGTTATAGAAAATTCAGCTGCAATCTTGCCACCATTTGAGTATTTTTTAGGAAAGGAATTTCAAAAAGAAGATAGCGTAGTTTATGGTTCTAATATAATGATGCATTGTCAAGTTAAAACTCATTGGACTAGAAAAAACCCAAACTCTCCTTATTATTTTGCAGATGAAAATTATCTAATAAGAGCTTTATTAAATCAAACTCATTTAATATTACAAACTCAAAAAAGTAAAGATATAGTTTATATAAGTTATCATGGCTCAAAAGATACACTCACCCCAACTAACTACAAGATTCAAATAGTACAAATACTTAAAGCATTGGGCTATGAAATAAATTTTCATTTAATAGAAGAAAAAGATATAGATGGTAAATACATTAAAGATTTAGAACATGGATGTGGAATTCCTGATAAAGCATTATTCAATAAAGAATTACCAAACATGTTAGAAAAATTAAAAGGTAAAGAATTTAATATAAGAGAAGATAGTATTTCTTATCCTTGCAAGGATAAAGTTTTTACTTTTAAGGATAAAGATGATAAATTTGTTTTAGAGCTCTTATAA
- a CDS encoding beta-ketoacyl-ACP synthase III, with product MKAQFNKAHILGVSVCVPSHCIDIDDCLESVFLNDEKTLKRMKKISGIQSRFIADENTSTSDLGYEASINLFEILNFDKNELDMLIFVTQTPDFFMPSCANYLHKRLNLNTNTIAFDVNQACAGYLYGLFLAYSFIENENAKNILLICGDTLSKTINPLNANLAPIFGDGVSASLITKKESKSFFSLHSDGSGFDKLIIPNRAFSKLDKSKTQNKEIFETNPYRNLENLYMDGAEIFNLALEKEAQSVKEILKFCAKDKEDIEYFLFHQSNKFLVENLIFDLQLDAKKVPNTLMQKYANLSACSLPALLCHIQNCNFNAILSAFGAGLAWGSAYLEFDKIKTIIKEKK from the coding sequence TTGAAAGCACAATTTAACAAAGCACATATTTTAGGCGTTAGTGTTTGTGTGCCATCACATTGCATAGATATAGATGATTGTTTAGAGAGTGTATTTTTAAATGATGAAAAAACCTTAAAAAGAATGAAAAAAATTTCAGGCATACAAAGTAGATTTATAGCTGATGAAAATACCAGTACAAGTGATTTAGGATATGAAGCAAGTATAAATTTATTTGAAATTTTAAATTTTGATAAAAACGAACTTGATATGCTGATCTTTGTTACTCAAACACCTGATTTTTTTATGCCATCTTGTGCTAATTATCTACACAAAAGATTAAATTTAAACACAAACACTATAGCTTTTGATGTAAATCAAGCTTGTGCTGGTTACTTGTATGGATTATTTTTAGCATATTCTTTCATAGAGAATGAAAATGCTAAAAATATTTTGTTAATCTGCGGAGATACTCTAAGCAAAACTATAAATCCTCTCAATGCAAATTTAGCACCTATTTTTGGAGATGGAGTCAGCGCTAGCTTAATAACAAAAAAAGAAAGCAAATCTTTTTTTAGTCTTCATTCTGATGGAAGTGGCTTTGATAAACTCATCATACCAAATCGTGCTTTTTCAAAATTGGATAAAAGCAAAACTCAAAATAAAGAAATTTTTGAAACAAATCCATATAGAAATTTAGAAAATCTCTATATGGATGGGGCTGAAATTTTTAATCTTGCTTTAGAAAAAGAAGCTCAAAGTGTAAAAGAAATACTTAAATTTTGTGCTAAAGATAAAGAGGATATTGAATACTTTTTATTTCATCAATCAAATAAATTTTTAGTTGAAAATTTAATTTTTGATTTACAATTAGATGCAAAAAAAGTACCCAATACTTTAATGCAAAAATACGCAAACCTAAGCGCTTGCTCTTTACCTGCTTTACTTTGTCACATACAAAATTGTAATTTTAACGCCATATTAAGCGCTTTTGGTGCTGGACTTGCATGGGGGAGTGCTTATCTAGAATTTGATAAAATAAAAACCATTATTAAGGAGAAAAAATGA
- a CDS encoding DUF2920 family protein — MLVDKTYFIDSCDDVELNIKRESKLEFRLAYDDEKEIEAVVCVISGIGNDINDDLYISDFIARNYKVAVINVNYHCIGNRPQTGSTFYLDEIDKLILKTSLEATNLNIPYDVYAINSYNEMNDIMKYINYEIEKMKSHWKIEQNYRLDLSVSLQPTKNEYQNFGIMQATDILNALLYINKNPPFKIMGGGMKNILIGASHGGYLANLCAKIAPWNIDCIIDNSSHSIINTLWRVIGFGKEIDYTKYFCFGTNQFFKNIAIYVNDKTHWTSNKQSPRYFSPARKLIREILNKEHLKTQSLYPKPKYISYHSNFDQFVPLQDKEQMYNYLKELGFDIEFTKIMNQNDVDGKFIKNLEHGMGIPVKLLIKKHLPYILKEKTKDKTCKKEISYKSDDLIYTFKEKDDKILLEVKACL, encoded by the coding sequence ATGCTTGTAGATAAAACTTATTTCATAGATTCGTGTGATGATGTAGAACTTAATATAAAAAGAGAAAGTAAACTTGAATTTAGATTGGCTTACGATGATGAAAAAGAAATAGAAGCTGTGGTTTGCGTTATATCAGGAATTGGGAATGATATAAATGATGATTTGTATATAAGTGATTTTATAGCTAGAAATTATAAAGTTGCTGTTATTAATGTAAATTATCATTGTATAGGAAATCGTCCTCAAACAGGATCAACATTTTATTTAGATGAGATAGATAAATTAATTTTAAAAACAAGTTTAGAAGCTACAAATTTAAACATACCTTATGATGTTTATGCTATAAATTCATATAATGAAATGAATGATATTATGAAATATATTAATTATGAAATAGAAAAAATGAAATCACACTGGAAAATAGAACAAAATTATCGTTTAGATTTAAGTGTAAGCTTACAACCTACAAAAAACGAATATCAAAATTTTGGAATCATGCAAGCAACAGATATATTAAATGCTCTTTTATATATTAATAAAAATCCACCTTTTAAGATTATGGGGGGGGGTATGAAGAATATTTTAATTGGAGCTTCTCATGGAGGTTATTTAGCAAATTTATGTGCAAAAATAGCTCCTTGGAATATTGATTGTATTATTGATAATTCTTCACATAGTATCATTAATACATTATGGAGAGTAATAGGTTTTGGTAAAGAAATTGACTATACTAAATATTTTTGTTTTGGAACAAATCAATTTTTTAAAAATATTGCGATTTATGTTAATGATAAAACTCATTGGACTTCCAATAAACAATCTCCGAGATATTTTTCACCAGCAAGAAAACTTATAAGAGAAATTTTAAATAAGGAACACTTAAAAACTCAAAGTTTATATCCTAAACCAAAATATATTTCTTATCATTCTAACTTTGATCAGTTTGTACCTTTACAAGATAAAGAGCAAATGTATAATTATTTAAAAGAATTAGGATTTGATATAGAATTTACTAAAATTATGAATCAAAATGATGTTGATGGAAAATTTATTAAAAATTTAGAACATGGTATGGGTATTCCCGTGAAATTACTCATTAAAAAGCATTTACCATATATCTTAAAAGAAAAAACTAAAGATAAAACTTGTAAAAAAGAAATTTCTTATAAAAGTGATGATTTAATTTATACTTTTAAAGAAAAAGATGACAAAATACTTTTAGAGGTAAAAGCATGCTTATAA
- the pseC gene encoding UDP-4-amino-4,6-dideoxy-N-acetyl-beta-L-altrosamine transaminase — translation MITYSHQNIDKSDIKSVINALQDDFLTGGSKVEAFEEALCEYVGTQYACVLNSATSALHLAYLSLNVKDKIVLTTPMSFVATSNAALMAGAKIEFIDIKFDGNINENKLKLRLEKDHKNIGAVCVVDFAGNSVELDEIINLCKSYNIPLIDDASHALGANYKKDKVGSKADLNIFSFHPVKPITTFEGGAVLSNDKELIEKIKLLRSHGIVKKRLWDSDMIELGYNYRLSDVACALGINQLKKLDINLEKREHIASFYDKEFTDNPYFSIIKIKDYKKSSRHLYPILLNKEFYCEKEFIFERLLDYGIGVQVHYKPTYQFNFYKKLLGDIKLPNADDFYKAELSIPCHQEMSIEDAIFIKDKLFEILQQTKKGCY, via the coding sequence TGAAGAAGCACTTTGCGAATATGTAGGAACTCAATATGCTTGCGTATTAAATTCAGCCACTTCAGCACTGCATCTTGCATATTTAAGTTTAAATGTAAAAGATAAAATAGTTCTTACAACCCCTATGAGCTTTGTAGCAACTTCCAATGCTGCTTTAATGGCTGGAGCAAAGATAGAATTTATCGATATAAAATTTGATGGCAATATTAATGAAAATAAATTAAAACTAAGACTTGAAAAAGATCATAAAAATATAGGTGCAGTTTGTGTTGTTGATTTTGCTGGAAATAGCGTTGAATTAGATGAAATTATAAATTTATGCAAGAGTTATAATATACCTCTTATTGATGATGCTAGTCATGCTTTAGGAGCTAATTACAAAAAAGATAAAGTGGGAAGTAAAGCTGATTTAAATATCTTTTCTTTTCATCCTGTAAAACCTATTACTACCTTTGAAGGCGGAGCTGTACTTAGCAATGATAAAGAATTAATAGAAAAAATAAAACTCTTAAGAAGCCATGGAATTGTAAAAAAAAGATTATGGGATAGTGATATGATAGAATTAGGATACAACTATCGTTTAAGCGATGTAGCTTGTGCTCTAGGTATCAATCAACTTAAAAAACTTGATATAAATTTAGAAAAAAGAGAACATATAGCAAGTTTTTACGATAAAGAATTTACAGATAATCCTTATTTTAGTATCATAAAAATCAAAGATTATAAAAAAAGTTCAAGACATTTGTATCCTATACTATTAAATAAAGAATTTTATTGCGAAAAAGAATTTATTTTTGAAAGATTATTAGATTATGGTATAGGCGTGCAAGTTCATTATAAACCTACTTATCAATTTAATTTTTATAAAAAACTCTTGGGTGATATTAAACTACCTAATGCAGATGATTTTTATAAAGCAGAACTTAGTATACCTTGTCATCAAGAAATGAGTATAGAAGATGCCATTTTTATTAAAGATAAATTATTTGAAATTTTACAACAAACCAAAAAAGGATGTTATTAA
- a CDS encoding acyl carrier protein, with the protein MTKEELLKELADVMHMDEALSEDMILDDIDEWDSLAFVSIMVFFKNTLNIQIDAQALKQCEKVSDLLALAKI; encoded by the coding sequence ATGACCAAAGAAGAATTGCTAAAAGAACTAGCTGATGTTATGCATATGGATGAAGCTTTAAGTGAAGATATGATTTTAGACGACATTGACGAATGGGATAGCCTTGCTTTTGTTTCTATTATGGTATTTTTTAAAAATACTTTAAATATACAAATTGACGCACAAGCTTTAAAACAATGCGAAAAAGTAAGCGATCTTTTAGCTTTAGCAAAAATTTAA
- a CDS encoding AAC(3) family N-acetyltransferase, translated as MKYFLEHNNKKYTKDDLIKTLCEVGIKKGDIICVHTELFKFGFPLLPKNEFLQTILEAFFEAIGKEGTLIMPTFTYSFCKNQIYDKLNSKCEVGLLNEYFRKQKDVIRSNDPIFSFALWGAKKYNFIKKHDSCFGTNSIFDLLVKYNAKLILFGTREGHTITHYVEEKIQVPYRYFKTFSGKMIDETSKDISINYYVRHLDRPSLPNVDNINKIAQSTKHYKEFDFAGSFVSSFNFRSYTRAIERSFYQWGGDFDSN; from the coding sequence ATGAAATATTTTTTAGAACATAATAATAAAAAATACACCAAAGATGATTTAATAAAAACTCTTTGTGAAGTTGGTATCAAAAAAGGTGATATCATATGCGTTCATACTGAGCTATTTAAATTTGGCTTCCCTTTACTTCCTAAAAATGAGTTTTTACAGACTATACTCGAAGCCTTTTTTGAAGCCATAGGAAAAGAAGGAACTTTAATAATGCCGACTTTTACCTATAGTTTTTGTAAAAATCAAATTTATGATAAATTAAATTCAAAATGCGAAGTTGGATTACTAAATGAATATTTTAGAAAACAAAAAGATGTCATTCGTAGCAATGATCCCATTTTTTCATTTGCACTTTGGGGAGCTAAAAAATATAATTTTATAAAAAAACACGATAGCTGTTTTGGAACAAATAGTATTTTTGACTTATTAGTAAAATATAATGCAAAGTTAATATTATTTGGTACAAGAGAAGGTCATACAATCACTCACTATGTAGAAGAAAAAATTCAAGTTCCTTATAGATATTTTAAAACTTTCAGTGGTAAAATGATTGATGAAACTAGTAAGGATATTAGCATCAATTACTATGTAAGACATTTAGATAGACCATCTTTACCAAATGTTGATAATATCAATAAAATTGCTCAAAGCACAAAACATTACAAAGAATTTGATTTTGCGGGAAGTTTTGTATCTAGTTTTAATTTTAGATCATACACTAGAGCTATTGAAAGATCTTTTTATCAATGGGGGGGGGACTTTGATTCTAACTGA
- a CDS encoding class I SAM-dependent methyltransferase has translation MLENSRKLFDLIEQKNPLHKKCLDGLKLSKEEYEDLEKLVIYYKESLNIDLEEQAQSYIVVLNDTLEETKFFIEYGKYRYSTLAEVEDKVYLNEEYMKKYMVGLAISSFIWNAHIEVRRYFAKYIDNKKENKNIYLEIGPGHGEFFVKAIRSNKFNQYYGIDISPISCQMSKDMVQNQVNTLDKCEFICKDFTKCDFDDKADLVVMGEVLEHVEDPLQFMKDVKQLLNDNGEIFATIPINAPAIDHIYLFSHPNEVEKILDEADLKIKTCEYFMANNYSLEKALKTRNAIVMAVVLIKK, from the coding sequence ATGCTAGAAAATTCAAGAAAATTATTTGATTTGATAGAACAAAAAAACCCTTTGCATAAAAAATGTTTAGATGGTTTAAAGCTTAGCAAAGAAGAATATGAAGACTTAGAAAAACTAGTTATTTATTACAAGGAAAGTTTAAACATAGATTTAGAAGAACAAGCTCAAAGTTATATAGTAGTTTTAAATGATACTTTAGAAGAAACAAAATTTTTCATAGAATATGGAAAATATAGATATAGTACATTAGCAGAAGTAGAAGATAAAGTATATTTGAATGAAGAATATATGAAAAAATATATGGTAGGACTTGCAATATCCTCTTTTATATGGAATGCCCATATTGAAGTTAGAAGGTATTTTGCAAAATATATAGATAATAAAAAAGAAAATAAAAATATCTATCTAGAAATAGGACCTGGACACGGAGAATTTTTTGTTAAAGCTATTAGAAGCAATAAATTTAATCAGTATTATGGTATAGATATATCGCCCATTAGTTGTCAAATGAGTAAAGATATGGTGCAAAATCAAGTTAATACTTTAGATAAATGTGAATTTATTTGCAAAGATTTTACAAAATGTGACTTTGATGATAAAGCAGATTTAGTGGTTATGGGAGAAGTATTAGAACATGTGGAAGATCCTTTACAATTTATGAAAGATGTAAAGCAATTACTAAATGATAATGGGGAAATTTTTGCTACCATACCTATCAATGCACCTGCTATTGATCATATTTATTTATTTTCTCATCCTAATGAAGTGGAAAAAATTCTAGATGAAGCTGATCTAAAAATAAAAACTTGTGAATATTTTATGGCAAACAATTATTCTTTAGAAAAAGCTTTGAAAACTAGAAATGCTATAGTTATGGCTGTAGTTTTAATAAAAAAATGA